Within Candidatus Saccharibacteria bacterium, the genomic segment GTATATACATTGCTGATATACTTAAAATATGAAAAAGAAGCAGAAAATTGTTTTGTTTGGACTTTTAATAGCTATTTTAATTTTTGGCTTAGCTTACTATTTCGTAGGACAAAATTCTGATAAATGTACTGCGGCTGACAGGGCACAGAATAATTGTGTTCCAGCAGGAAGGTGTACTCCACCAGGCGATCCTCGTGAAGCAGTGATTGACTGCGGTATAACAGACTACGACCATAAATTTAGTCAGTAGCAAACAAAAAGAGCCGTTACTTGGCTCTTTGGTTCAGACTTTCCTACTAGGGTCATTGTAAGGTCAAATTGGAGGGCCCAGTGAGACTCGAACTCACGACACGAGGCTTAAAAGGCCTCTGCTCTACCGACTGAGCTATGGGCCCCTAATGAGACAAACCTACGGCTTTTCTCATCGGTCAGTCGGCTTGAAGCCGCCTTTTTGCTGGGGTGCAAAAAACGAGCTGACCTGCTTTTTTCCTTCAGGGTACCGAGTGGCAGAGAGGGAAATTAACTCCTTACATTATCTATATTTTGGTAAAAAAGTCAACGGCTTGCATAAAAAGACTATTGTCTCTGTTTTTAATAATTAACCATTTTATATAAATATTTACGCTAGTTTGTCATTATTTTATATTTAAATGTATACTGTTTAATATATAAAGGAGGCACTATGGATGAAAATGTTAAACTGAAAAACTTTCTAGAGCTAGACTACGAAACAATCGAGGAAATGAACTTGGCTGCCCGAGCAATTACCGACCCTACCGAAGCCCGCATAAAACATGTGGCCTATTTGGAAGAAACCAAACAGCTCAAAGCCGTGACGCTATGTTTCAGCGACATTGAGGGTCGACTACACATGCTAGATTATGACCGCAAATTTTTCTTAAGTTCGCTCGACAACCTCACGTTTGACGGCTCGTCTGTGCGTGGCCTGAGCGAGCAAAGTGAATCTGACCTTCGCTTACAAGTGGACTGGACTAGCCTTACGTTTGTACCGGCAGATATTTTTGGCGCTGGTAAGGTGATCATTTTTGCAAATATCTGCGACCGAGCACTCGAACCGTACGCTACAGACTTCCGCGCTCAACTACAAACTTACGCAACCGAGCTCAAGAAAAAAGAAGGCCTTGACGCACACATGGCGCCGGAAATTGAAGGTTTTCTACTGCAAGGCGTCGATGCCGAGCAGCACTACGATGGGCGCAAAGGCTTCACGCTGGTTTCAACCGGCGGGTATTTTCACTCGCTACCGCTCGATGAACTACGACGTTTTATAGACGCGACAGCCGAAGCACAGCGAGCCATGGGTTTTGGCAACGAAAAAGATCACCCAGAAGTTGCACCTTCACAGTTTGAGATAAACTACCGCTATACAGACATCGTCCGAGCTTGCGACCAGGCACAGCTATACAAACTCGTCTGCCGACAAATAGCTATGAACATGGGCATGACCGCTACTTTCCTGCCCAAACCTATCCAAGGGGTCAACGGAAACGGCATGCACACCAATTTGTCACTGGCCAAAAACGGCACAAACTTATTCTACGATGCCAACGGCGAGAGCGGATTGTCGAAACTTGGCTGGGATTTTGTGGGCAACATACTGCACCGCGCCGCCGATGTTTGCCTCGTACTAAACTCGAGCGTCAATGCCTACCGTCGGCTTGACCCGGCTTACGAAGCGCCGAATCAAATCAAAGCTTCAGCCAACGACCGCAGCTCCATGATTCGTATACCGTTTGCTAACGAGAAAACGGCGCGAATTGAAATTCGCTCTGTTGCCCCCGACGCCAACCCTTACTTGGTCGCCTTTACTTTGCTCAAAACAGGGCTAGACGGCAAGCCGCCCCGCGCCGACAGTAGTAAGCGGCCGCGCGTCCGTGTACTTCCCGACACCATTCATGACGCCATTCGTTTATATAAAACTAGCGACTACACCTCAAAGCTTCTCGGCGAAACGACAAAGCAAAAATACCTTGCGCCCAAACAAGCTGTAGCCAACCGCAGCGCGCTTGAGCTCGGTACTCGCATAAAATCAGAGGAAATCATACACCACCACGAAGTCACCAACCAATTTTTATGGAATAGCTTTTAGTTTGTTGTGTTTTATCCCCAGCATTTGACGGTTGGTTGATATTGGGCGTACCATAAAGACAAAGGGGGAGATAGAAAATGAAGGTACACAACTTCGGGGCGGGACCGGCGGTTCTGCCAGATGTGGCGGTCAAAAATACAGCCAAGGCGGTATTGGAACTAGATGGAAGCGGGTTGTCACTACTCGAAGTTTCTCATCGGAGCGCAGCATTTGAAAAAATAGCCGCTGAGGCCGAAGAGCTTCTGCACGAGCTCTTACAGGTACCTAGTGGCTACCGGACGCTTTTTCTGGGCGGTGGAGCCAGCACCCAGTTCGTCGTAGTTCCATATAATCTTCTAAACATAAAAGCGGCCTACCTCGAAACAGGCGCTTGGGCTAAGAAAGCAATTGCCGAAG encodes:
- a CDS encoding glutamine synthetase — translated: MDENVKLKNFLELDYETIEEMNLAARAITDPTEARIKHVAYLEETKQLKAVTLCFSDIEGRLHMLDYDRKFFLSSLDNLTFDGSSVRGLSEQSESDLRLQVDWTSLTFVPADIFGAGKVIIFANICDRALEPYATDFRAQLQTYATELKKKEGLDAHMAPEIEGFLLQGVDAEQHYDGRKGFTLVSTGGYFHSLPLDELRRFIDATAEAQRAMGFGNEKDHPEVAPSQFEINYRYTDIVRACDQAQLYKLVCRQIAMNMGMTATFLPKPIQGVNGNGMHTNLSLAKNGTNLFYDANGESGLSKLGWDFVGNILHRAADVCLVLNSSVNAYRRLDPAYEAPNQIKASANDRSSMIRIPFANEKTARIEIRSVAPDANPYLVAFTLLKTGLDGKPPRADSSKRPRVRVLPDTIHDAIRLYKTSDYTSKLLGETTKQKYLAPKQAVANRSALELGTRIKSEEIIHHHEVTNQFLWNSF